The Bombus pascuorum chromosome 9, iyBomPasc1.1, whole genome shotgun sequence genome has a window encoding:
- the LOC132910585 gene encoding uncharacterized protein LOC132910585: MLRHILQPILRNTRNGVRSYHVPNELRPPSMDEVLVPQGSWQQSHAKAQQKYNLQLAAGIIILGATIAFGRVTGILWLNFRPPKPEDKPGSSK; this comes from the exons ATGTTACGACATATTTTACAACCAATTCTCCGAAATACACGAAATG gTGTAAGATCATACCATGTACCTAATGAACTTAGACCACCAAGTATGGATGAAGTGCTTGTACCACAAGGCTCGTGGCAGCAATCACATGCTAAAGCtcaacaaaaatataacttaCAGTTAGCAGCTGGTATCATTATACTTGGTGCTACTATAGCATTT gGTAGGGTAACTGGAATACTTTGGCTTAACTTCCGTCCACCAAAACCAGAAGATAAGCCTGGAAgttctaaataa
- the LOC132910582 gene encoding exocyst complex component 1: protein MAAIRHTLQREVFTPSDEKLLSVCYVSKAYRKKKMSFLCLTTTTDSPSSLLLYQVKKNDKNVFKKKQSWPLSDIQIVDGVKNDSMDIELHIDKVYKWSVTTAQERRTFISNLYTYSCNLAQRPQFKNIPKELLIDPSSLKESDSITFTPELLTSPISSDYQPITEKEAADLKQLMEDCEYAVSNAELFMETLSKDLSILDGENVQSVLASEACVTQLMNSIEAAITEASIVESRLAAYDEALGRIREVMARVGQKNQAIHTANNNARLLLDQLNTVISQLDISPTHQRVLSEAELPGEKEELSQAGAALLKATTAPLPPGLDKLSAVTEQKRRLDKLRVKFSVIVARHLNNLFIHLGNDVGDMSTSMTDLILPTHQAVHHELEPYTELMQLLRALDNKAFVQLTKVYTDTMSKLYKRDLKRFFEEAKNKLICKRLQANTSKSSGQKVEDLLNPAPICLLSGETWAPVGEGNLLDSVLDCLLSQMQPVCLAEQAFCISFLQLDSVLSPSKSSEMEETDNVSNGAASPGSVTSTASKKLERQVNEEVRATMAAIFPSLETELNNFIAFLDKIDSFWCMYVLVRLSQHVMSAQDTGSFLSMTFASALIQVKRAFDKFMQTQLQSILCDTKVNRRNKCGILPYVENFGPFARTAEKIFKNSDRKVDLEKWYTKLVSTMFEAIVIHSREHHKTPQEVIKMENFHHLYDLLSQLKIPIFDHERKEAKQKYQDALRAYVTQYFGRPLEKLNLFFEGVQAKVGAGVKESEVSYQMAFSKQELRRVVKEYPAREVKKGLENLYRKVEKHLCEEENLLQVVWREMQGEFIAQYIYIEELIQRCYPDSMVTLEFTIQDILEFFSEIARSH from the exons ATGGCAGCAATAAGACATACATTACAAAGAGAAGTGTTTACACCTAgtgatgaaaaattattaagtgTATGTTATGTCAGTAaagcatatagaaaaaagaaaatgagcTTTTTGTGCTTAACTACAACTACAGATTCGCCTTcatctttacttttatatcaagtgaaaaagaatgataaaaatgtatttaagaAGAAACAATCATGGCCTTTAAGCGATATTCAAATTGTGGATGGTGTTAAAAATGATTCTATGGATATAGAATTGCACATTGATAAAGTATATAAATGGTCAGtgacaacagcacaagaacgAAGAACATTTATAAgtaatttatatacttattcTTGCAATTTAGCCCAAAGGccacaatttaaaaatatcccaAAAGAATTGCTTATAGATCCCAGTTCATTAAAGGAAAGTGATAGTATTACTTTCACACCAG agcTGTTAACATCTCCTATTTCATCTGATTATCAACCTATTACTGAAAAAGAAGCTGCTGATTTAAAACAGTTAATGGAGGATTGTGAATATGCAGTCTCTAATGCGGAACTTTTTATGGAAACCCTTTCTAAGGATCTTTCAATTCTTGATGGG gAAAATGTACAATCAGTTTTGGCATCAGAAGCCTGTGTAACTCAATTAATGAATAGTATAGAAGCAGCAATAACTGAAGCTTCTATTGTCGAATCTCGTCTTGCAGCCTATGATGAGGCCCTTGGTAGAATTAGGGAAGTTATGGCACGTGTAGGTCAAAAAAATCAGGCGATTCATACAGCTAATAATAATGCACGGCTTCTGTTAGATCAATTGAATACAGTAATT TCACAATTAGATATTTCTCCTACTCACCAACGTGTTTTGAGTGAAGCTGAGCTTccaggagaaaaagaagaacttAGTCAAGCAGGTGCTGCTCTATTAAAAGCAACAACAGCTCCTTTGCCACCCGGACTCGATAAATTAAGTGCAGTAACAGAACAAAAAAGACGACTTGATAAACTTAGAGtaaaattttctgtaattGTTGCTAGACATTTAAATAATCTCTTCATACATTTG GGCAATGATGTTGGAGATATGTCTACGTCAATGACAGATTTAATTCTTCCAACGCATCAAGCAGTTCATCATGAACTTGAACCATACACAGAGCTAATGCAATTATTAAGAGCATTAGATAATAAGGCTTTTGTACAGTTAACTAAGGTATATACAGATACAATGAGTAAACTATATAAAAGGGATTTAAAACGATTTTTTGAGGAAGcaaaaaataaactaatttGTAAACGCCTTCaag CAAATACATCAAAGTCTAGTGGTCAAAAAGTAGAAGATTTACTGAATCCTGCACCTATTTGCTTATTAAGTGGTGAAACATGGGCACCTGTAGGGGAAGGAAATCTTTTAGACTCGGTACTTGATTGTCTGCTTTCTCAAATGCAACCGGTCTGTCTCGCAGAACAAGCATTCTGCATTTCGTTTCTACAATTAGATTCTGTTCTTTCTCCATCAAAA AGTAGTGAAATGGAAGAAACAGATAATGTTAGTAATGGAGCTGCAAGTCCTGGATCAGTGACTTCTACAgcaagtaaaaaattagaaagacAAGTAAATGAAGAAGTGCGTGCTACAATGGCGGCTATATTTCCATCACTAGAAactgaattaaataattttattgccTTTCTGGATAAAATTGAtagttt ttgGTGTATGTATGTCTTGGTACGTTTGTCACAACATGTAATGTCAGCACAAGACACTGGTTCATTTTTATCTATGACATTTGCTTCTGCTCTAATTCAAGTTAAAAGagcatttgataaatttatgcAAACACAATTACAATCGATTCTCTGTGATACTAAAGTTAATCGCAGAAATAAATGTGGTATTTTACCATATGTAGAGAATTTTGGACCATTTGCAAGAACGGCagaaaaaatctttaaaaattcagATAGAAAAGTTGATCTTGAGAAATGGTATACTAAATTAGTGAGTACAATGTTTGAAGCTATTGTCATCCATAGTAGAGAACATCATAAAACTCCACAAGAGGTTATTAAAATGG aaaacttTCACCATTTATATGATCTTCTAtcacaattaaaaataccTATATTTGATCATGAACGAAAGGAagctaaacaaaaatatcagGATGCTTTACGTGCATATGTTACACAATATTTTGGGAGACCTCTAGAAAAACTGAAT CTATTCTTTGAAGGCGTACAAGCAAAAGTTGGTGCTGGAGTTAAAGAATCTGAAGTTAGTTATCAAATGGCTTTTAGTAAACAAGAACTTAGACGTGTCGTAAAAGAATATCCCGCTCGAGAAGTTAAAAAAGgtttagaaaatttgtacAGAAAAGTTGAGAAACATTTAtgcgaagaagaaaatttattacaa gtTGTTTGGCGTGAAATGCAAGGTGAATTTATCGCgcagtatatatacatagaagaGCTGATTCAAAGGTGTTATCCAGATAGTATGGTAACTCTTGAATTTACTATACAagatattttggaatttttttcaGAAATAGCTCGATCtcattga
- the LOC132910586 gene encoding microfibrillar-associated protein 1, which translates to MMMDYFVTNNSLAPAPMGIQSTAGAVPVKNDKGELSMKKVKVHRYVSGKRPDYAPAASSEEESEEEDFLERRVHKSYEENEISIDTPTHSQVKICDEDDPRIRRLTRLEKQKESNTEIRAERHRHIHEPELIEVEPERTRERIKLESSDSSEDEELSDSEIERRREALKQRVLSKKENEEELIHGEEDERSGDTSEESSEYEEYTDSEEETGPRLKPVFVRKKDRITVMEKEKEAMKQKQAEIEAKKLAEDRKRQTLRMVEEAIRKEAQVGKTTSEHEGKLEDVCTDDENDEVEYEAWKLRELKRIKRDREEREQLEKERLEVERIRNMTEEERRQEARLNPKVITNKAAKGKYKFLQKYYHRGAFYLDKEDNIFKRDFSGATLEDHFDKTILPKVMQVKNFGRSGRTKYTHLVDQDTTQFDSPWISETAQNLKFHNNQAAGMKQVFDRPSLKKRKNEN; encoded by the exons ATGATGATGGattattttgttacaaataattcTTTGGCACCTGCGCCAATGGGAATTCAGAGTACTGCTGGTGCCGTTCctgtaaaaaatgataaag GTGAACTTTCTATGAAAAAAGTAAAGGTACATCGTTATGTCTCTGGTAAACGACCTGATTATGCACCAGCTGCTAGCTCAGAAGAAGAATCCGAAGAAGAAGATTTCTTAGAAAGGCGTGTACATAAAAGTTATGAGGAAAATGAGATTTCTATAGATACCCCTACACATTCGCAAGTGAAAATATGTGATGAAGATGATCCACGTATAAGAAGATTGACGCGTTTAGAAAAGCAGAAGGAATCTAATACAGAAATTCGTGCAGAGAGACATAGACACATACATGAACCAGAATTAATTGAAGTTGAGCCTGAAAGAACTCGGGAAAGGATAAAGTTAGAAAGTTCAGATTCGTCAGAAGATGAAGAATTATCAGATTCTGAAATTGAGAGAAGACGAGAAGCATTAAAACAACGAGTTttatcaaaaaaagaaaatgaagaagaattAATTCATGGAGAAGAAGATGAGAGGTCAGGTGATACCTCAGAGGAAAGTTCCGAATATGAGGAATATACGGATTCAGAGGAAGAAACTGGACCAAGATTGAAGCCAGTTTTTGTACGTAAGAAAGATAGAATTACAgtaatggaaaaagaaaaagaagcaatgAAACAAAAGCAAGCAGAAATTGAAGCTAAAAAGTTAGCAGAAGATCGGAAACGACAAACATTACGG ATGGTAGAAGAAGCAATAAGAAAAGAAGCACAAGTAGGTAAAACCACTAGTGAGCATGAAGGAAAACTTGAAGATGTTTGTACAGATGATGAGAATGATGAAGTTGAGTATGAAGCATGGAAATTGcgagaattaaaaagaattaaacgtGACCGTGAAGAAAGAGAACA ACTTGAAAAAGAACGACTTGAAGTTGAACGAATACGTAACATGACAGAAGAAGAGCGGAGACAAGAAGCACGCTTAAATCCAAAAGTCATTACAAATAAAGCAGCCAAAGGAAAATATAagtttctacaaaaatattatcatcGTGGAGCTTTCTACTTAGATAAAGAGGATAATATATTCAAGCGAGATTTCTCTGGTGCAACTTTGGAGGATCATTTTGATAAAACGATTTTACCCAAAGTTATGCAAGTGAAAAACTTTGGACGCAGTGGTAGAACTAAATATACTCATCTAGTTGATCAAGATACTACTCAATTTGATTCACCATGGATCTCAGAAACAgcacaaaatttaaaattccacAATAATCAAGCTGCTGGAATGAAGCAAGTATTCGATCGACcatcattaaaaaaaagaaaaaatgaaaattaa
- the LOC132910587 gene encoding 46 kDa FK506-binding nuclear protein-like — MFWGLILEPNKRYTQTVEKSFHVSMASLNLQKADDSVVQVMLYYEGTSYLLCNLRKSSTWQVPLDLNFHEGTTIAFICHGHGHVHLTGYLIPDEDLDLDELEEAEGEEEEEEEEQVPQLVDKQSKRKAIDTLKNEKNTKRLKQEIEAESSDEDIELGGLNEENDSDDSEEGDEESLLNEDEDEDEDEEGEEEDKEDEEEKVKPQQKDKKNKQQQQKKKILNGKEAKHKKDKREQQKNEINTQSDQKTRVVEGGVQIKELKVGNGALAKSGKLVSIYYVGRLKNGKKFDATTEGIGFKFKLGVGEVIKGLDVGVQGMKVGGKRQITIPPAMAYGAKGSPPIVPGNSTLMFEVELRIVY; from the exons ATGTTTTGGG GTTTAATACTGGAACCAAATAAACGATATACACAGACCGTTGAAAAATCATTCCATGTATCAATGGCTAGTTTAAATCTTCAAAAAGCcg atgACAGTGTGGTACAAGTGATGTTATACTATGAAGGTACCAGTTATTTGTTATGCAATTTAAGAAAAAGCTCAACGTGGCAAGTACCGcttgatttaaattttcatgagGGAACTACAATAGCATTTATATGTCATGGCCATGGTCATGTACATTTAACTGGTTATTTAATACCTGATGAAGATTTGGATTTGGATGAGTTAGAGGAAgcagaaggagaagaagaagaagaagaagaagaacaggTACCACAGTTGGTTGACAAACAATCAAAAAGAAAAGCTATAGATACcttaaagaatgaaaaaaatactAAGCGTCTTAAACAAGAAATTGAAGCAGAATCTTCTGACGAAGATATAGAACTAGGTGGCTTGAATGAAGAAAATGATTCTGATGATTCTGAAGAAGGTGATGAAGAATCACTATTAAATGAAGATGAAGATGAAGATGAGGATGAGGAAggtgaagaagaagataaagagGATGAGGAAGAGAAAGTAAAGCCTCaacagaaagataaaaaaaataaacaacaacaacaaaaaaagaaaatactaaaTGGAAAAGAGGCAAAgcataaaaaagataaaagggaacagcaaaaaaatgaaataaatacccAAAGTGACCAGAAAACAAGGGTAGTAGAAGGCGGAGtgcaaataaaagaattgaaagTCGGTAATGGTGCTCTTGCCAAAAGTGGAAAATTGgtttctatatattatgtgggtcgtttaaaaaatggaaagaaatttgATGCAACAACAGAAGGAATAGGTTTTAAATTCAAGCTTGGGGTAGGTGAAGTAATTAAAGGATTGGATGTTGGTGTTCAGGGAATGAAAGTAGGAGGAAAACGACAGATTACAATACCTCCAGCTATGGC GTATGGAGCTAAAGGTTCACCACCTATTGTTCCTGGTAATAGTACACTGATGTTTGAGGTGGAACTTCGGATTGTATATTAa
- the LOC132910588 gene encoding uncharacterized protein LOC132910588: protein MQRWLLALDEPASDPCGNTIISNEPSGYEYIKGMLERGKFCSSAAIATALAVSGGNQTSSDSETTKLSLYAANERFTCNPDNLYAVPRIGLHEIEWIEADSLEADVSRFVAGSSTVTTTTTRNNLKKCCRTSTSSGYSSHSPPLSAGSYSCYTSAVSGQSLFRGIPLTMKDQFSGGLAVIHESESIPRPIWPTAFPNPRELYQSEENPEYDTLYTCYGCSCAYTYSYCDWDYEKSASISAHDVLLELSQTLNSVIEGKNAMTPEEILHNISYKVAQGIGLKGGLYEYVYHNSSFLPSKRSFLNDKNSCLLSSNKNSSSKINPVNSKLYDNTRHLYLHNPWYTCLCTCEHTHRFLSSSKNDKQTKTHDGSEKKENPPVILLMDNHCQRTNSELTLQNNKNTFESHVCKCLNRSIALDKKTKNVYVNRCIRNDTKETIDINEENKQDRDKVISNEPEYSMQLECSDGDSFNKGRIFSSNRNNWDYRMRGFAEDLDFTLDVSRAERLGRVIAKAKRKRQWCRALTAFFGLVFFVLSVVIVSLSVTKGRKVFGSM, encoded by the exons ATGCAACGGTGGTTACTGGCCTTAGATGAACCTGCATCTGATCCATGCGGTAACACCATCATCAGCAACGAACCATCCGGGTACGAATACATAA AGGGGATGCTGGAACGCGGGAAGTTTTGTTCCAGTGCCGCAATCGCAACGGCCTTGGCAGTTTCAGGTGGGAACCAAACTAGCTCTGACAGTGAAACTACTAAATTGTCTTTATACGCGGCGAATGAGCGATTCACTTGCAATCCTGACAATCTGTACGCGGTACCACGAATTGGTTTACACGAGATAGAATG GATAGAGGCTGACTCGCTAGAGGCTGATGTTTCGAGATTCGTAGCCGGTTCGTCAACGGTAACAACGACCACAACGCGAAATAATCTAAAAAAATGTTGCCGAACTTCGACCAGTTCCGGTTACTCCAGTCATTCTCCGCCATTGTCGGCTGGTTCATATTCTTGTTACACATCAGCAGTCTCCGGTCAGAGTCTTTTTCGAGGAATACCTTTAACAATGAAGGATCAATTCAGCGGAGGTCTTGCTGTAATTCATGAGAGCGAGTCGATTCCACGTCCTATTTGGCCGACTGCATTTCCCAATCCGCGCGAACTCTATCAGAGCGAAGAAAATCCCGAATATGATA CTTTGTACACATGTTACGGATGCAGTTGCGCATATACCTATTCATATTGCGATTGGGATTATGAAAAATCTGCAAGTATATCAGCGCATGATGTCCTCCTTGAATTATCTCAAACACTAAACTCTGTGATAGAAGGCAAAAATGCTATGACACCAGAAGAGATCTTGCACAATATCTCGTATAAGGTGGCCCAAGGAATTGGTTTGAAAGGTGGACTTTATGAGTACGTTTACCATAATTCCTCTTTTTTACCAAGCAAACGATCGTTCTTAAACGACAAGAATTCGTGTCTATTAAGTAGCAATAAAAATTCGTCGTCGAAAATCAATCCAGTAAACTCAAAACTTTACGATAATACACGACACCTTTATCTGCATAATCCATGGTACACTTGCTTATGCACTTGTGAACATACTCACAGATTTTTGTCGTCTTCTAAAAATGACAAACAAACCAAGACGCACGATGGatcagaaaaaaaagaaaatccacCTGTTATACTTTTGATGGATAATCACTGTCAAAGAACAAATTCAGAATTAACACTGCAGAACAATAAAAACACATTTGAGTCGCACGTTTGCAAATGTTTAAATCGTTCAATTGCTCTCgataaaaaaacgaaaaacgtaTACGTGAATCGTTGTATTAGAAATGAtacgaaagaaacgatcgatattAATGAAGAAAACAAACAGGACCGGGATAAAGTTATTTCGAACGAACCAGAATACTCTATG CAGTTGGAGTGCAGTGACGGTGATTCGTTCAACAAAGGTAGAATCTTCTCATCCAACAGAAATAATTGGGATTATCGTATGCGAGGATTCGCCGAAGACTTAGATTTCACGCTCGACGTTTCACGAGCGGAACGCTTAGGTCGTGTAATTGCAAAAGCAAAACGAAAACGACAATGGTGCAGAGCTCTGACCGCCTTCTTCGGACTAGTCTTCTTTGTTTTAAGTGTCGTCATTGTTTCCTTATCTGTAACAAAAGGACGTAAAGTATTTGGAAGCAtgtaa